A portion of the Coraliomargarita parva genome contains these proteins:
- a CDS encoding RecB family exonuclease, translating to MIKRLEPKQNGQCQVIAYPVKSSDGCLDHISASSLKLYLGCSLKYYFKKVLKLPEPTSPSLHLGKAVHAGLQAFHLGRWRGESHDLQTVLEAYETALAEQEESDPVDFDDEADREKLLHTGKSLLNAYLQSDHAMMKDIPLGVEVKLEEDFAELPSPLMGYVDLVRQGHVPTDFKTVASTPDVELEAFQHELQLTAYQLLIEEATGEKVEARELVFLVKTKTPKVIVHRIPPATEQDKERFFSIAQAAVDGIYHERFHPQPGMQCAWCHYRALCSKWSHQGRGGKLS from the coding sequence ATGATCAAGCGGCTGGAACCGAAACAAAACGGGCAGTGTCAGGTCATTGCCTACCCGGTGAAGTCATCGGACGGATGTCTTGATCACATCAGTGCCTCCTCCCTGAAGCTATACTTGGGATGTAGTCTCAAATACTACTTCAAAAAAGTGCTGAAGTTACCAGAGCCGACCAGTCCAAGTCTTCATCTCGGAAAAGCCGTCCACGCGGGCCTACAAGCCTTTCACCTTGGACGGTGGCGTGGTGAATCGCATGACCTGCAAACGGTCCTTGAGGCTTACGAGACAGCCCTTGCTGAGCAGGAGGAGAGTGATCCAGTTGACTTCGACGATGAGGCGGATCGTGAGAAACTTCTCCATACGGGGAAGTCTCTTCTGAATGCCTATCTGCAAAGCGACCATGCCATGATGAAGGATATTCCGCTCGGTGTGGAAGTTAAGCTGGAAGAAGACTTCGCGGAGCTACCGTCACCACTTATGGGATACGTCGACCTCGTGAGACAAGGACACGTGCCAACTGACTTCAAAACGGTGGCCTCGACACCCGATGTCGAACTCGAAGCGTTTCAACACGAGCTTCAATTGACGGCATACCAACTCTTGATTGAAGAAGCGACCGGGGAAAAAGTTGAAGCGCGGGAGTTGGTCTTCCTGGTGAAAACCAAGACGCCCAAGGTGATCGTGCATCGAATCCCGCCCGCAACGGAGCAGGACAAGGAAAGATTCTTCTCCATCGCCCAAGCGGCGGTGGACGGGATCTACCACGAGCGCTTCCATCCTCAGCCGGGAATGCAATGCGCTTGGTGCCACTACCGGGCACTATGTAGTAAATGGTCCCACCAAGGGAGAGGAGGCAAACTGTCATGA
- a CDS encoding JAB domain-containing protein, whose product MRVHEASLQFRVVREGKVEPLDTPQKVADYVRDAFDGDPTCEWFLCIPLNRRNMPFGRVLISKGTASSCLVSPREVLRPCILSNATGMVVAHNHPSGDTSPSRADLQITRQLKDAAQAMGVDFLDHIIVGDPDSEIYSFNEAGLV is encoded by the coding sequence ATGAGAGTACACGAAGCATCATTGCAGTTCCGGGTTGTGCGCGAAGGTAAAGTCGAGCCATTGGACACTCCACAGAAGGTGGCGGACTATGTCCGTGACGCCTTTGACGGGGACCCGACCTGCGAGTGGTTCCTTTGCATCCCACTGAATAGACGCAACATGCCCTTCGGGCGCGTATTGATCAGCAAAGGGACCGCATCGTCCTGTCTAGTCAGTCCACGGGAAGTTCTGCGTCCATGTATACTCAGTAACGCAACCGGGATGGTGGTCGCGCACAACCATCCGTCAGGCGATACGTCCCCCAGTCGGGCCGATCTACAAATCACCCGCCAACTGAAGGACGCCGCACAAGCCATGGGGGTCGACTTCCTCGACCACATCATCGTCGGCGATCCCGACTCCGAGATCTACAGCTTCAATGAGGCTGGTCTCGTTTAA
- a CDS encoding DUF932 domain-containing protein: MITDTLDPVAPPAQKRCNLLLHCGSSAVSRGELAQVKTPKATSTWQPIPHLTLLQVVEKALLERGFTIVEQAHGLTHDQSRYFGLLQVVNHHPGHQTHKVVGVRNSHDQSFSAGVVAGSQVLVCSNLSFAGEIAVARKHTPRILHDLPRMTHDAIVGLTRYWSQHEQRIARYQQVRIADVRAHDLVIRAVDHGVMANSYIPKVLQEYREPRHREFKPRTVWSLQNAFTEVFKGRVDLLPERSARLHQLLDYEVGLN, translated from the coding sequence ATGATTACAGACACACTTGATCCGGTCGCACCTCCGGCACAAAAACGGTGCAACCTACTCCTGCACTGCGGAAGCTCTGCAGTTTCACGCGGTGAATTGGCACAAGTCAAAACACCGAAAGCCACCTCAACCTGGCAACCAATCCCCCACCTGACACTTCTACAGGTCGTGGAAAAGGCTCTGCTTGAGCGTGGCTTCACGATTGTGGAGCAGGCCCATGGGCTCACCCATGACCAGAGCCGCTACTTCGGACTCCTTCAGGTCGTGAACCATCATCCCGGGCACCAAACACACAAGGTCGTTGGGGTGAGAAATAGCCATGACCAAAGCTTCTCTGCGGGCGTGGTTGCCGGATCACAGGTGCTGGTGTGCTCGAACTTGAGCTTCGCTGGAGAAATTGCAGTCGCACGTAAACACACGCCGCGCATTCTGCACGATCTGCCCCGGATGACGCATGACGCTATTGTCGGGCTCACCCGTTACTGGAGTCAGCACGAACAACGCATCGCCCGCTACCAACAGGTCCGCATTGCCGATGTGCGTGCCCATGATCTGGTCATCCGGGCCGTCGACCATGGTGTGATGGCGAACAGCTATATCCCGAAGGTCCTTCAGGAATATCGGGAACCCCGACACCGTGAGTTCAAACCAAGGACGGTGTGGAGCCTTCAGAACGCCTTCACCGAGGTCTTCAAGGGGCGTGTAGATCTCCTGCCCGAGCGCTCCGCACGCCTGCACCAGTTGCTCGACTACGAGGTGGGGCTGAACTGA
- a CDS encoding C39 family peptidase, which translates to MKKLAKLFDVSGATGIRAVVDPLVHPKRPRCKTLKIPGYKQVQGYTCGFIAAANILHFFTPDAELEYLYEALDIKDGTTEDEVTDALRQYGIRVRRRTTLDFKSIQAALQSGLPIITSVKAMFSGHWVVIYGYDNARKTVFVCGNGILPLFNRKEVSYGSFCEKWDPVGNGLICSPGTLKQPKLRGKRRKVKIK; encoded by the coding sequence ATGAAGAAGCTGGCCAAACTCTTCGACGTTTCCGGAGCCACCGGGATCAGGGCTGTCGTGGATCCTCTGGTGCATCCGAAACGGCCACGTTGCAAGACGCTGAAAATTCCGGGCTACAAGCAGGTCCAAGGATATACCTGCGGGTTCATCGCCGCAGCCAACATCCTGCACTTCTTCACCCCGGATGCTGAACTGGAATACCTCTATGAGGCGCTGGACATTAAAGATGGGACGACTGAAGACGAAGTGACGGATGCCCTGCGCCAGTATGGAATCCGAGTACGGCGACGCACGACACTCGACTTCAAGTCTATTCAAGCTGCATTGCAAAGTGGTCTTCCCATCATCACTTCGGTGAAGGCCATGTTCTCTGGACACTGGGTCGTCATTTACGGGTACGACAATGCCCGAAAGACAGTCTTTGTCTGCGGAAATGGCATCCTGCCCCTCTTCAACAGGAAAGAGGTCAGCTACGGCAGCTTCTGCGAGAAGTGGGATCCCGTAGGCAACGGTCTGATCTGTTCGCCTGGGACTTTGAAGCAACCGAAGCTTCGAGGAAAGAG